A stretch of Verrucomicrobiota bacterium DNA encodes these proteins:
- a CDS encoding response regulator has product MAQTEKTKGADNAVDVFIVDDDPLLRELAVLFVKETGFSYREFPNAEHAWEAYKLADPPPRLIISDYFMAKMTGLDLLVQSKAMNPSLKTLLVSGTVEESVIRGANVDGFLAKPYRPEMLVAKINEFMNQTRPAE; this is encoded by the coding sequence ATGGCGCAAACTGAAAAAACAAAAGGTGCCGATAATGCGGTGGATGTTTTCATCGTGGACGACGATCCTTTACTGCGGGAATTGGCCGTGTTGTTCGTGAAAGAGACTGGGTTTTCCTATCGTGAATTTCCTAATGCCGAACATGCTTGGGAGGCTTATAAGCTTGCTGATCCGCCCCCCAGACTGATTATCAGCGATTATTTCATGGCCAAGATGACGGGGCTGGATTTGTTGGTGCAGTCCAAAGCCATGAACCCCTCGCTCAAAACGTTGTTGGTCAGCGGTACGGTTGAGGAGTCAGTCATTCGGGGCGCCAACGTGGACGGTTTTCTTGCCAAACCATACCGACCAGAAATGCTGGTCGCCAAAATAAACGAATTCATGAATCAAACTCGCCCTGCCGAATAG
- a CDS encoding sulfatase gives MGWPLAGVVTTWMAASLVALAAIPGAVPPNILLAVADDWSFGHAGVYGCKWVKTPGFDRVAKEGILFNRAYTPNAKCAPSRACILTGRNPWQLEAACNHWCFFPAKFKTYAEALTEHGYSVGMTCKGWAPGVATNLQGAARAMAGKPFNKRKATPPTPDISNNDYAGNFADFLEATPTNTPWCFWYGSVEPHRGYEYGSGVAKGDKKLSEVDWIPAYWPDNEVVRNDLLDYAFEVEHFDRHLVRMLELLEKRGQLDNTLVIVTSDNGMPFPRAKGQAYDESNHLPLAAMWRQGIKTTGRVVEDYVAFIDLAPTFLELAGLPWDKSGMAPITGRSLTDIFYSSQTGQVNPARDHVLLGKERHDVGRPNDWGYPIRAILKNESLYIHNFEIARWPAGNPETGYLNCDGGPTKTEVIKSRLEPATKRFWDLCFGKRGTEELYDLRRDPDCLNNLAASPTQQSLKEQLQQQLFKELKEQEDLRMFGQGQVYEQFPYADPTGRNFYERYRKGEKAKAGWVNLSDFEKVPLE, from the coding sequence ATGGGTTGGCCCCTCGCGGGGGTTGTTACCACCTGGATGGCAGCCAGCCTGGTCGCGTTAGCGGCCATACCCGGGGCCGTCCCCCCAAACATTTTGCTCGCGGTGGCGGACGATTGGTCGTTTGGCCATGCCGGGGTTTACGGTTGCAAATGGGTCAAGACCCCGGGGTTTGACCGCGTGGCCAAAGAAGGGATTCTTTTCAATCGCGCCTATACTCCCAATGCCAAATGCGCGCCATCCCGTGCCTGTATCCTGACGGGACGCAATCCCTGGCAGTTGGAGGCGGCTTGCAATCATTGGTGCTTTTTCCCCGCCAAATTCAAAACCTACGCCGAGGCGCTGACGGAGCATGGGTATTCCGTGGGCATGACTTGCAAGGGGTGGGCGCCGGGAGTTGCCACCAATTTGCAGGGCGCCGCCCGCGCTATGGCCGGCAAACCATTCAACAAACGCAAGGCTACGCCACCGACACCCGACATCAGCAATAATGATTACGCCGGTAACTTTGCGGATTTCCTGGAAGCCACGCCCACCAATACACCCTGGTGTTTCTGGTATGGGTCGGTCGAGCCGCATCGCGGGTACGAATACGGCAGCGGGGTGGCCAAAGGCGACAAAAAGTTGTCTGAGGTGGATTGGATTCCCGCGTATTGGCCGGACAACGAAGTGGTGCGCAATGACTTGCTCGATTATGCCTTTGAAGTGGAGCACTTTGATCGCCACCTGGTGCGTATGTTGGAGCTGCTGGAAAAACGTGGCCAACTTGACAACACGCTGGTGATCGTGACTTCAGACAACGGCATGCCTTTCCCGCGCGCCAAAGGTCAGGCGTATGATGAATCGAATCATTTGCCGCTGGCCGCGATGTGGCGGCAGGGCATCAAAACCACCGGGCGGGTCGTGGAAGATTACGTGGCGTTTATTGATCTGGCACCCACCTTCCTGGAACTTGCCGGATTGCCTTGGGATAAGAGCGGCATGGCACCCATCACCGGACGCAGTCTCACGGATATTTTTTACTCCTCACAAACCGGCCAGGTCAACCCGGCGCGAGATCATGTGTTGCTGGGCAAGGAACGCCACGATGTGGGACGCCCAAACGATTGGGGCTATCCGATCCGGGCGATCTTGAAAAACGAGTCGCTGTACATTCACAACTTTGAAATCGCGCGCTGGCCGGCCGGCAACCCGGAAACCGGGTATTTGAATTGCGACGGTGGCCCCACCAAAACCGAGGTGATCAAGTCTCGTTTAGAACCGGCTACCAAACGTTTCTGGGACCTTTGTTTCGGCAAACGCGGGACCGAGGAACTGTATGACCTGCGACGCGACCCGGATTGCCTGAACAACCTGGCCGCCAGCCCAACGCAACAATCGCTCAAGGAACAACTTCAACAACAGCTTTTCAAGGAACTCAAGGAGCAGGAAGACCTGCGCATGTTCGGCCAAGGGCAAGTGTACGAGCAGTTTCCCTATGCCGATCCGACGGGGCGTAACTTCTACGAGCGCTATCGTAAAGGCGAAAAGGCCAAAGCCGGCTGGGTGAACCTCAGCGATTTTGAGAAGGTACCGCTGGAATAA